A window of the Gossypium arboreum isolate Shixiya-1 chromosome 2, ASM2569848v2, whole genome shotgun sequence genome harbors these coding sequences:
- the LOC108464084 gene encoding putative DNA (cytosine-5)-methyltransferase CMT1 isoform X1 — protein MGKGSKRKHQKKIDESIDSESETQTQGLTTLLDPPKPKKARKVVPDSDLCLVGPPIAPAEARQRWPHRYQSKNKVKKQAVTEASNDEENEVLQARNHYVEAIVDGCRYKLGDNAYVKAEDGNLDYIARIVEFFETVDQEPFFKAQWFYRAEDTVINKDNAHLIDKRRVFLSDIHDDNPLNCIISKVEIAEVAPDNDSAAKESRIPDSGLYYNMKYSLQHLTFKNIFTETSKKDNGTSSVVSSECGSNNTSSEVQRFDKSQKYLLDLYSGCGAMSTGLCMGSSLAGIKLVTKWAVDINSFACKSLQWNHPETKVRNEAAEDFLCLLKEWEKLCQKFSLLEPNKPSETVSSETGEEDDDDDDGQGCEEEKEQEQEKERQDDSGSEDSSEEFEVERLLDICFGDPNKAKKRGLYFKVLWKGYDKSYDTWEPIEGLSNCEERLKEFVSKGYKSNILPLPGSVYFICGGPPCQGVSGFNRFRNSNAPLEDVKNKQLVVYMDTIEHLKPRYVLMENVVDILKFAKGFLGRYAVGRLVSMNYQARMGMMAAGSYGVPQFRMRVFLWGSHPSERLPQYPLPTHEVFSRGGVPIEFEEIHVTYDKKDSCQLESALTLTDAISDLPQVNNDESRDQRNYGTTARTEFQKFIRLRRKDVINLTVDSRHAPSLGMLCDHQPLQLNPDDYDRVCHIPKKKGANFRDLPGVVVGENNRVEWDTTMDRVLLKSGKPLVPDYAMKFVKGRSTKPFGRLWMDEIVNTVVTRAEPHNQTVIHPSQNRVLTIRENARLQGFPDCYKLFGTIKERYIQVGNAVAVPVAIALGYSFGLACQNLCGDEPLMTLPFKFPNCLARSSQIEGGDSD, from the exons ATGGGTAAAGGTTCGAAACGGAAGCATCAAAAGAAGATCGATGAATCTATTGATTCGGAATCCGAAACCCAAACCCAGGGTCTGACTACTTTGTTGGATCCTCCTAAACCCAAAAAAGCCCGAAAAGTTGTACCCGATTCCGACCTTTGTCTTGTCGGTCCACCCATTGCGCCCGCTGAAGCCCGACAACGATGGCCACATAGATATCAGTCAAAG AATAAGGTTAAGAAGCAAGCTGTAACCGAGGCTTCAAATGA TGAGGAGAATGAGGTACTACAAGCAAGGAATCATTATGTAGAGGCTATAGTTGATGGCTGTCGTTACAAATTGGGCGATAATGCATACGTTAAG GCAGAAGATGGCAACCTTGATTATATTGCCAGAattgttgaattttttgaaaCAGTTGATCAGGAGCCATTCTTTAAAGCTCAATGGTTTTATAGAGCTGAAGATACC GTTATTAACAAGGATAATGCCCATTTGATTGATAAGAGACGTGTGTTTCTCTCTGATATCCATGATGACAATCCGTTGAACTGTATTATCTCCAAAGTAGAAATTGCTGAAGTTGCACCAGAT AATGACTCAGCTGCTAAGGAGAGCAGAATCCCAGATTCTGGTTTATATTACAATATGAAGTACTCGTTACAACACTTAACATTCAAAAACATATTCACCG AAACATCTAAAAAGGATAATGGTACATCTTCAGTTGTTTCCAGTGAATGTGGTTCTAATAATACTAGTTCAGAAGTTCAGAGGTTTGATAAGTCACAGAAATATTTGCTAGATCTATATTCTGGTTGCGGAGCCATGTCCACGGGCCTTTGCATGGGGTCCTCCTTGGCTGGCATAAAGCTTGTCACA AAGTGGGCTGTTGACATAAATTCATTTGCTTGTAAAAGTTTGCAATGGAACCATCCTGAAACTAAG GTGAGAAATGAGGCAGCCGAGGATTTTTTATGTTTGCTGAAGGAGTGGGAAAAGTTATGCCAAAAATTTTCCTTGCTTGAGCCAAACAAACCATCTGAAACAGTTTCTAGTGAAACCGGTgaggaagatgatgatgatgatgacggCCAAGGATGCgaagaagaaaaagaacaagAACAAGAAAAAGAGAGACAAGATGATAGTGGCTCTGAGGATTCCTCTGAAGAATTTGAGGTTGAGAGATTGTTGGACATTTGTTTTGGTGATCCTAATAAAGCGAAGAAGAGAGGATTATATTTTAAG GTGCTTTGGAAGGGTTATGATAAAAGTTATGATACTTGGGAGCCTATTGAGGGCTTGAG TAATTGCGAAGAAAGACTGAAGGAGTTTGTGAGTAAAGGGTACAAGTCAAACATATTGCCTTTGCCT GGAAGTGTTTATTTTATATGTGGAGGGCCCCCATGTCAAGGTGTTAGTGGGTTTAATCGCTTTAGAAACTCAAATGCACCTTTGGAAGATGTAAAAAATAAGCAGTTAGTTGTATATATGGATACTATAGAGCATTTGAAACCAAGATATGTATTAATGGAAAATGTTGTGGACATATTAAAGTTTGCTAAGGGTTTTCTGGGACGGTATGCTGTAGGCCGTTTAGTGTCTATGAATTATCAAGCTAGAATGGGGATGATGGCTGCAGGATCTTATGGGGTTCCCCAATTCAGAATGAGGGTTTTTCTATGGGGTTCACATCCTTCAGAG AGATTGCCTCAATATCCATTGCCAACTCACGAGGTTTTTTCTAGAGGAGGCGTTCCAATTGAGTTTGAG GAAATACATGTTACATATGATAAAAAGGATTCTTGTCAGTTGGAAAGTGCTCTCACTCTTACTGATGCAATTTCTGATCTTCCACAA GTTAACAATGATGAGAGTCGAGATCAGAGGAATTATGGGACAACTGCTCGCACGGAATTCCAAAAGTTCATCAGATTGCGGAGGAAAG ATGTTATAAATTTAACGGTTGATTCTAGACATGCACCATCCTTAGGAATGCTATGTGATCATCAGCCTTTGCAATTGAATCCTGATGATTACGACCGTGTTTGCCACATTCCCAAGAAGAAG GGTGCAAATTTCAGGGACTTACCCGGTGTGGTAGTTGGTGAAAACAATAGGGTAGAGTGGGACACAACAATGGACAGAGTGTTGCTCAAATCCGGAAAACCATTG GTGCCAGACTATGCCATGAAGTTTGTCAAAGGAAGATCAACCAA GCCATTTGGTCGTTTATGGATGGATGAAATTGTAAACACAGTGGTAACAAGAGCTGAACCTCACAACCAg ACCGTCATTCATCCTTCCCAAAATAGAGTACTTACAATTCGCGAGAATGCTAGATTACAGGGATTCCCCGATTGCTACAAGCTTTTTGGAACTATTAAGGAGAG ATACATACAGGTTGGAAATGCTGTTGCTGTTCCAGTTGCAATTGCATTGGGATATTCATTTGGTTTGGCATGCCAAAATTTATGTGGTGATGAACCCTTGATGACCCTTCCTTTCAAGTTCCCAAATTGTCTTGCAAGGTCTTCACAAATAGAAGGGGGTGATTCTGATTGA
- the LOC108464084 gene encoding DNA (cytosine-5)-methyltransferase CMT3-like isoform X2, whose amino-acid sequence MGKGSKRKHQKKIDESIDSESETQTQGLTTLLDPPKPKKARKVVPDSDLCLVGPPIAPAEARQRWPHRYQSKNKVKKQAVTEASNDEENEVLQARNHYVEAIVDGCRYKLGDNAYVKAEDGNLDYIARIVEFFETVDQEPFFKAQWFYRAEDTVINKDNAHLIDKRRVFLSDIHDDNPLNCIISKVEIAEVAPDNDSAAKESRIPDSGLYYNMKYSLQHLTFKNIFTETSKKDNGTSSVVSSECGSNNTSSEVQRFDKSQKYLLDLYSGCGAMSTGLCMGSSLAGIKLVTKWAVDINSFACKSLQWNHPETKVRNEAAEDFLCLLKEWEKLCQKFSLLEPNKPSETVSSETGEEDDDDDDGQGCEEEKEQEQEKERQDDSGSEDSSEEFEVERLLDICFGDPNKAKKRGLYFKVLWKGYDKSYDTWEPIEGLSNCEERLKEFVSKGYKSNILPLPGSVYFICGGPPCQGVSGFNRFRNSNAPLEDVKNKQLVVYMDTIEHLKPRYVLMENVVDILKFAKGFLGRYAVGRLVSMNYQARMGMMAAGSYGVPQFRMRVFLWGSHPSERLPQYPLPTHEVFSRGGVPIEFEEIHVTYDKKDSCQLESALTLTDAISDLPQVNNDESRDQRNYGTTARTEFQKFIRLRRKDVINLTVDSRHAPSLGMLCDHQPLQLNPDDYDRVCHIPKKKGANFRDLPGVVVGENNRVEWDTTMDRVLLKSGKPLVPDYAMKFVKGRSTKPSFILPKIEYLQFARMLDYRDSPIATSFLELLRRDTYRLEMLLLFQLQLHWDIHLVWHAKIYVVMNP is encoded by the exons ATGGGTAAAGGTTCGAAACGGAAGCATCAAAAGAAGATCGATGAATCTATTGATTCGGAATCCGAAACCCAAACCCAGGGTCTGACTACTTTGTTGGATCCTCCTAAACCCAAAAAAGCCCGAAAAGTTGTACCCGATTCCGACCTTTGTCTTGTCGGTCCACCCATTGCGCCCGCTGAAGCCCGACAACGATGGCCACATAGATATCAGTCAAAG AATAAGGTTAAGAAGCAAGCTGTAACCGAGGCTTCAAATGA TGAGGAGAATGAGGTACTACAAGCAAGGAATCATTATGTAGAGGCTATAGTTGATGGCTGTCGTTACAAATTGGGCGATAATGCATACGTTAAG GCAGAAGATGGCAACCTTGATTATATTGCCAGAattgttgaattttttgaaaCAGTTGATCAGGAGCCATTCTTTAAAGCTCAATGGTTTTATAGAGCTGAAGATACC GTTATTAACAAGGATAATGCCCATTTGATTGATAAGAGACGTGTGTTTCTCTCTGATATCCATGATGACAATCCGTTGAACTGTATTATCTCCAAAGTAGAAATTGCTGAAGTTGCACCAGAT AATGACTCAGCTGCTAAGGAGAGCAGAATCCCAGATTCTGGTTTATATTACAATATGAAGTACTCGTTACAACACTTAACATTCAAAAACATATTCACCG AAACATCTAAAAAGGATAATGGTACATCTTCAGTTGTTTCCAGTGAATGTGGTTCTAATAATACTAGTTCAGAAGTTCAGAGGTTTGATAAGTCACAGAAATATTTGCTAGATCTATATTCTGGTTGCGGAGCCATGTCCACGGGCCTTTGCATGGGGTCCTCCTTGGCTGGCATAAAGCTTGTCACA AAGTGGGCTGTTGACATAAATTCATTTGCTTGTAAAAGTTTGCAATGGAACCATCCTGAAACTAAG GTGAGAAATGAGGCAGCCGAGGATTTTTTATGTTTGCTGAAGGAGTGGGAAAAGTTATGCCAAAAATTTTCCTTGCTTGAGCCAAACAAACCATCTGAAACAGTTTCTAGTGAAACCGGTgaggaagatgatgatgatgatgacggCCAAGGATGCgaagaagaaaaagaacaagAACAAGAAAAAGAGAGACAAGATGATAGTGGCTCTGAGGATTCCTCTGAAGAATTTGAGGTTGAGAGATTGTTGGACATTTGTTTTGGTGATCCTAATAAAGCGAAGAAGAGAGGATTATATTTTAAG GTGCTTTGGAAGGGTTATGATAAAAGTTATGATACTTGGGAGCCTATTGAGGGCTTGAG TAATTGCGAAGAAAGACTGAAGGAGTTTGTGAGTAAAGGGTACAAGTCAAACATATTGCCTTTGCCT GGAAGTGTTTATTTTATATGTGGAGGGCCCCCATGTCAAGGTGTTAGTGGGTTTAATCGCTTTAGAAACTCAAATGCACCTTTGGAAGATGTAAAAAATAAGCAGTTAGTTGTATATATGGATACTATAGAGCATTTGAAACCAAGATATGTATTAATGGAAAATGTTGTGGACATATTAAAGTTTGCTAAGGGTTTTCTGGGACGGTATGCTGTAGGCCGTTTAGTGTCTATGAATTATCAAGCTAGAATGGGGATGATGGCTGCAGGATCTTATGGGGTTCCCCAATTCAGAATGAGGGTTTTTCTATGGGGTTCACATCCTTCAGAG AGATTGCCTCAATATCCATTGCCAACTCACGAGGTTTTTTCTAGAGGAGGCGTTCCAATTGAGTTTGAG GAAATACATGTTACATATGATAAAAAGGATTCTTGTCAGTTGGAAAGTGCTCTCACTCTTACTGATGCAATTTCTGATCTTCCACAA GTTAACAATGATGAGAGTCGAGATCAGAGGAATTATGGGACAACTGCTCGCACGGAATTCCAAAAGTTCATCAGATTGCGGAGGAAAG ATGTTATAAATTTAACGGTTGATTCTAGACATGCACCATCCTTAGGAATGCTATGTGATCATCAGCCTTTGCAATTGAATCCTGATGATTACGACCGTGTTTGCCACATTCCCAAGAAGAAG GGTGCAAATTTCAGGGACTTACCCGGTGTGGTAGTTGGTGAAAACAATAGGGTAGAGTGGGACACAACAATGGACAGAGTGTTGCTCAAATCCGGAAAACCATTG GTGCCAGACTATGCCATGAAGTTTGTCAAAGGAAGATCAACCAA ACCGTCATTCATCCTTCCCAAAATAGAGTACTTACAATTCGCGAGAATGCTAGATTACAGGGATTCCCCGATTGCTACAAGCTTTTTGGAACTATTAAGGAGAG ATACATACAGGTTGGAAATGCTGTTGCTGTTCCAGTTGCAATTGCATTGGGATATTCATTTGGTTTGGCATGCCAAAATTTATGTGGTGATGAACCCTTGA
- the LOC108466731 gene encoding protein DMP3, translating to MSEASLRPRAVISKQTSQSEPPTITSATEGERPKPQPRPPTLSQRAISQTLASTANLANLLPTGTLLAFQLLVPTFTNNGSCDAATRSMTLILLLLLALSCFLASFTDSVKSSDGQVYYGFATFKGMFLFDYPDSKESDLPDLSKYRIKFMDGVHAVLSVLVFGVVALRDKNVLNCFYPTPKHETEEVLNIAPVGVGLICSLLFVVFPTRRHGIGYPVTAGK from the coding sequence ATGTCGGAAGCGTCTTTGAGGCCGAGAGCTGTGATTTCCAAGCAAACATCTCAATCAGAACCACCAACAATAACCAGCGCCACCGAGGGTGAAAGACCAAAACCCCAACCAAGGCCGCCGACTTTATCTCAGCGGGCGATCTCACAGACCTTAGCAAGCACCGCAAACTTAGCCAACCTTCTTCCTACAGGTACCCTCCTAGCTTTCCAACTCTTAGTGCCAACTTTCACCAACAACGGTTCGTGTGATGCCGCCACCCGCTCCATGACGCtcatcctcctcctcctcctcgcTCTTTCATGTTTCCTCGCTTCCTTCACCGACAGCGTCAAGTCATCCGACGGTCAAGTATACTACGGTTTCGCCACATTCAAAGGGATGTTCCTGTTTGACTACCCCGATTCTAAAGAGTCTGACTTACCGGATTTGAGCAAGTATAGGATCAAGTTTATGGATGGAGTTCACGCTGTTTTGTCTGTGCTTGTGTTTGGTGTTGTGGCTTTGAGAGACAAGAATGTGTTGAACTGTTTCTATCCGACACCTAAACATGAAACTGAGGAGGTTTTGAACATTGCACCGGTTGGAGTTGGGCTCATTTGCAGCTTATTATTTGTGGTTTTTCCGACAAGAAGGCATGGAATTGGCTACCCGGTCACGGCTGGCAAATAG